The sequence below is a genomic window from Scophthalmus maximus strain ysfricsl-2021 chromosome 19, ASM2237912v1, whole genome shotgun sequence.
TTTTGTTGCCAATCGGAGCCATGTTCATTAGTTTCCACCTTGATCAACTTTCAGCTTGCATTTTAGAAGAACTATAGTCAAGTTAAAGGGGACAAAACAATTTGTTGTCTAGTGAAGCCGCTGGTACGGCATGGCACTGCTTTCTGCTTTGAACTGACAAACCATTTGAATATGTAATCTCCTGTAATAATGTCACCACACAAATAATTGCGTAATGCTTTATTATACTAAATAGCTAGCTATACTAAACAGGAATTATCTGACTTAGCAATGAAACAATGTACAAAACTGCAAATATCTGATATCAGCTGATAATATACTACATTTTATGAATCACTTTGACACTTGGTTATGAGTGAGCTGGAGTGACTTTACCAGGAGAGCAAATCTCTCTGTTGACAGTAGCAGAGATTTTGGCCTGTCCttcagaagaagatgaaaagactgtttttaaactgtattcTCTAACAAAGCACAAGAATATCTCCCATTTGGCCTGcgactctttctctttctgtgttcaACAATTGAGCTTTTGTTTGCCAGTCATatagaaaaaacaatcagaattcatttatttcttgtgCGTTgccatgaaataaataaagatctATTAGTAATTGAAATGGAAACATATAGTGCACTATAATGAGCTGAATCTATCTACAATAGAAATTGTCATGGTCCGCCACCGTGTTGGAACTCTTGTGAACTTTGTGAACTCTTTATAGACCTTTGTTTCTTCGTGGACCTTGGTTTCgtggttttctgttactttacgtttcttgtgtttccctgtgatcgtctgcacctctttatatacagtctatggtctgcacctgttcctaaccTGTCTCGCCTGTGTATCATTACCTGTGCCCTCgtgtgtatatagtctttgtgcctGCCTTTGTTCTCGGCGGATCGTCTGTTTATCTCGGCTTAgccctgtgtctgtttttctctgtgatgCCATGCCATGGGTCACCtcaatgctttttttgtccATGTTCCTGTGTTGAAGTTTTGGATCTTCTGAGTTTTGGATTTGGTTTATTTTCCCCCTTAAAAGACTGGAggtctctttttatttcctttcattaAATACCTTTTCCCCCTAACCTGCTCTACCAAACCACAGTACATATTTCTTATTAGTCTTTATAAATCTTTTATTTCGCCTTGATTTCTCCAAGTCCTCATAGAGCTGGAATCAGTTATATTCGTCTCTGCACTCTTCTGTCTATTCCTTAGACAGATACACTGAACGTCCTGACGCCTGTCTACTTTATAAACAGTAAGACACAGTATGTCCCTCTTGGACAAATGTCATGCATGCAATATGCTACACATTCAACTCCACATGTTGTCATACCAATGTTTAGTATGTGTTGATTATTTTGGAGAATTGTAGGTGCTTACCACTGAACCTAGGCCTGGCTCAAACCACACAAACCTATTCTAAAGTAAAAGCAAAATATTGCTTTCCTTTGTGGCCATTGGTTTGAATGATTTGTGATGATTTAATTCTTCCACTCCTGTTTGTGATGTCAATTTATGTGGTAGAAATCATAAATTGAAGAAACTCTAGGCAGGCAAACTTGTAGAGCTGAACAGATATTTATTGTTGTGCCTCTTATGATCAAACAAGGCAACACAATGATACAAAGGCAAACTCATTGTCCAAACCAGTCATGTATAGGCTCACATTCTTTTTACATCATCAGGACTTTGTTTGGCCAGCCATTAACCTTTTCCCAGAACGgttacacaattttttttattttttattccagaaCACATAGTTGACTTCAGGCCACTTGTCCCTGACAGGTCTTTATTCAAACCCAcacaggagaaaacacagactgtatgttagtattagaaaaaaaaatcaggttcGTTACTTTTTGTGTAAAGACAGACAAAACTCATTCATTAAATTCAACAGACTGTAACCATACATTGTACacaaaaatggatgtagtcaccaggtccagaAAAAGGAAGCTATGgcagaagtgtctgaagcctgtacACTTTGGAATTTACAACACCGGGCGCCTCCCCGGTTGCAAAAAGGAAGTCAGTTTCTATCGAAATCTATGAGGAAATAACCCTATTCACTTGACTTACAATGTCAGTatacattttcctgaggagtttatggctTCAATCTCTagcttcaagtcttcttcaagcATGATGTTGATTTGGTAAATTAtagtcccatttagagtaaaagaCACGACaaagcaccgtatacattggagcgtggttacagcatgattgacagcttgggtgacgtcacggtgggttgccacttgaatGTAATGTTGTACACCGTTTCTGTCACGTAGCTTCCATGCTGAATAGTGAGGTAGGGAGAAATATAAGGCTGAAATAAAAGATTGGTTTAGGACACTTAAGTTGAACAAGGCACGTAAAAATACACAGTGTATCAGGTTTGAGTAGTACTAGCAGTTAGCAGCTGAACAAAGCCAATTAGCCACTTGAAAAAAGACCAGACAAAAAGCAAACGCAAAAGTCCTATACTGGTAACTGTTTACATGCAAACAGTGAATACTGTACACAACGcccttttcatttgaaattgacACATCAACTCTAACTCTACTTAAGTGCATCACTAATAACTAAGCCATGACTTAGGTGATCTGATTTCACATTGTTCACTAGCTATTGGTATTTTACTAAATAATCAATAAACTGATTCAGTCATTAAGGATTCATTCTATTATTTTGCATCAGAGTTTTCAGAGGCATACgatgggaagaggagggaatATGATGGGGGAGGTTCATCCGACTGAGACAGGAAGTCTACGTCCATCACTGGTGCAGATGGCAGCGAGTCGTATGTGGGAGCAGGTGGGAATGTGTTAAAAGATGAAGAAGGGGCAGGACGGATCACTGGGGCAGACGGTGGTGGATGAAATGTTGGGACAGTAGGCGGTGGGTGAAGCACAGCCGTTGATAACGAGGATGAAAACGGCGATCCATACGGAGATTGCTGCTGCGACAGTGGGTTATTGTAGACCCCACTCATGAGCGGTGGGTGAACAGGGTACACGTGTGGTGGACCAGGATACACTGGTGATGGATTCACTTGGTATGCAGGTCCTGGTGCTGAATACCTTTGGGCTCCTGGGTACTCAGAACTGCCTGAACGCAGGGATGCAGGATATGGAGCCAAAGgcactgcaggaggagggaagtCACTGTTACTTGGACCACCGGTAGCACCAGCTGGATAGGGTCCTGCAGCCAAGTCAGGGGGAATAATCACCAGCGGTAACTTGACCTCTGGATCGAAGGAAAAGCTGATGTCCAGATACAcctgagaaagaagaaaaggctgTCTCATTAGCACATGATGCGTTACTTTCAAAATAGAATAGCAATTGGAACAACTCAAAATATCTCTATAAACAGGTTTAGCTTactacattttacattaatgtttcattgttgAAACATTGCATACCTTAAAATAGTATTCCACTGATATTATCTCACAGTTCTGGATTGTCTGCATCTGACTGGGAGGAATCTTGACGGCACACCTGACCTCCTTCTGGGTTTGGGGCTTAATACTGTTCTCAACCACTTTGTGGATAACGTTGCTATCGTGTCTGGTGCTGGTGTCGGCACGGTACAACACTTCCTTGATTAAACTTAATTTGGGCGTCACATCACTGGATGAGGAATTGTTGATTTGTGCAACAATCAGCACTGTTTCACCTATGAGGTAAACAACACAATAGTTAggatacattttcattcattttaattcaagtGTCACATTAACGGTGCTAAAGTGCTAAAAGCTACCCCCTTATTACTCTTTGCATATAATTTGAAGTTATTATCTGACCCAAGTTTGTGAATAACACTGTGATGTACAAATACAGTCTTGTGCTGCTTTCAAATGGGGTCGTGTTCACGAGAACAATCCATATGAACGCAGCTCTTGTCATAATCGCACCCTCGTACCTCGTAATTTTCAGAAGGCTCAGGGTTCACAAGTTGTGACGTGTTTGTTACCATTTTCAGAAATCGCAGAGGCCAAGGAagttaattttttgttttattaatggGAATTTAATTGTATAAAGTTCGTTTTCAGAATCTTATAACACATTTgaggaaaatgttgatattcCCACCAGTCTCCTCTTTACCTTCTATCATTATGGctttgcatttcctgcattaTGTTACACACCTGCTAGCTTGCTAACGATAATGTTAATATAAGCGTCCATGTTGCCTGTGCCAAGAAACTGTGTCCCCATCCACTTGAACGCTAGGCACACCTCAACCACAACCTTCCACATTGTAAACACAAGCTCGGAAGTTCCATTCCAAGgaagcatttttcttttaatgactAAAATCATAACTTAGATCCTAAAATTGAACCAAAAATTCTATcaactcatttttttattggttgATTTAAACCttcacagaccacagaccagTTTCAGGGCAGGCTTTATTAGTTTGGCATGTGTTGTTACTGTTCCCATTAATGTTGGGACAGCTGTAAGCAAGTGTCCAGTGATAAGACAAACTTAAACCAGCCTCCACATCCACTAGGCTGGGACAACCATCaagtaacaaaaatataattgcTGTGCAGTATCTGCCTTCAGCAGAAAATGTCCTTCTAATACTTGAAACTACCATGTTTGATGAGGAATATTGTTACCTGGTGCATAAGCTCTTCTGTCAACACTGACATCCATCTGCACATGTCCTTTTGAGAACAGCCCCATCTCTTTGTTGACTGTACCAACTTGACGCGACTAGAATGGAATTAATTGGACAAACAATTACTTTTGATCCATATTCGATTAATAAGACAATACAGTGTATGATTTGCTTCAGTTATAGAGCAGGGCAAGATACCAAGGTCCTCAGAGCCACAACTGAGTACGTCACTGCTGGACGACCATTTGAAATTAACCACATCATCACTATTAATAATGTTGATGGAAACTGTAACACAGCTATTATCCAAGCTAACGGGGATATTGTTTCTGGACAGACACgacatttggactttttttttgaaaggccCTTATGAAGCTTATACCCCCGGATGAGAAGTGCTGCATCAGAGATAATGGCTACtttacatatactgtaatgtAGAGTACAGGGATATATGTTCTGTCTTATTACATATCAGAGACGGGTGTATGTATGGATAAATATTTCACCCACCATCAGAGATTGAAGGTTTGGAAAGGCCTTGGATACAAAATTGATCTCCTTATCTACTGTACGGTCCATCCTCCAACTCCTGGCCAGTGCAGCTTCCAGCTTGTAAACAATCTTTCCATGACATCCTCTGAAGGATGAAGGCATACTCCTGCATTGCACAACCAGCAGATTCATGTTAAATCAGTTTATAGAATAGGACGCAGAAGGGCTATATAGTCATGTTTGTTAATATCAGTgccagaacaaaacaaacatcttgtTTGGGTAAATCGTCTCACTGTACTAACCTTGGTGGTATGTTAAAGCTAAATTTATAGACATGTTTCCCTTGAGGAACAGGAGTTTCTGAAAAAAGGACAGGACATTGTTGTTAGGACTGACATTAATCTAACAGTAGCCATTACGAGCCAACTATAAACAGTAAAGAAGTCAGTGTAGAAAGTAACAAAGTGCTTTTACAACTTTAAAATACTTGCACTTCATATCTTTACTTATAATCTTTCTACTCCTTCAATATTGCACAATGTATCCCTACACTAATGTGAATGGTTAGTAACTTAGCTCTCTTATAGAATGTTCTACATACTTCAGTAGCTTCAACCGGAGCAGCTATAACTATGCCGCAGCTTGCACAAAAAGGCCTCGATTATAATATTCGAATTGTACAAGACATATCCTAATTTTCAAATGAGGGAAGGGCCATATTGCACAATTGGGAACTTCACTTTCAGCTGAAATTCCTGACTTTTGAATATGGGAATCAACTCGTTTTTGATGTTGTGGTGAAAAACTGCAGCATGTCAGCTTTAAGAATACGAGTTATTATAAGCACCGTATAACAGCAGCGTGTGTACCGCATACCTTTGGAGTCCGCTGGTATTAGGAACTGCTTCAGTTTAAAATACCTCCTGTGTGCACTGTATGTTCGCTTGTGATCGCCGTTCTTTCTCGTCCAGCGAACATCCGCGTCTCCCTTGACCTTAACGACCAGGCTCTGGACCGATGTTTGCTTCAACAGCACCAGTGTCACTTGTCCAGTTATCGTGTCCCCCTCCGAAAACGTCCCGTGCTCGTTCAGCGCGTCGTAAGTCATCGTCAGGCTCTGAACGGAAGGCATGGTCGCGGACGAGCGTCGGGGAATCAGGGCGGTGTCGGTTAATCGAATGAACGAATCAGTTcaataacaacagcaacaacatcaacTGCTTATTCGGAAGTATGCTATTTTGAAATACAAGCGGCCATTGGTCCCGGGTAGTGGGAGGGGACCCGCCCTGGGAGAGTCTCGTTCACAGACCTCTACTGCCATCCGCTGTCCAGGAGAAACCCAGCGCAGACCACCCCgagcaaaatgtgtgtttttcccccaacaCTAGACAGGAAACccgcctctgattggctcatcCGGCAAAGCttccctaaacctaaccaatcATCACTCAGGATGCCTACACTTAACCCAATAAGAGGCAGGGTAGGGGCGGGTCTCCCCCCACTTCAGGTAGTTAAACACAAACTCGTGCAAACGCACGATCGTCGAACgaacagacaaacaagcaaataaacaaaaatatatgtcGGGCCATGGTTAGGGCCCCCGTTGACGTCAATCGTAGGACAAACAGTGATGCggaaattcattcattcacgtTGATTGTCAAACGAAGTTACAAGGTGTGAAGGCGCGACACCGCGTGGCCAAACGGAGCACAGCGACGTGTAAACTCAACACAATGAGGTGTTTATCTCACCAGATATTGAACCAATGGTAAGTAAAACTGCATTATGGTATGCACACAAAACCCCTCAAAACGTCTTGACTTCATTCTGCACATTTTATACCGACTGCGGAAGACTTTTGTGAAGAAGATTGTGGCTGCGCCGCAGGGGGCTGATGCCCGTCTCCTCATTAACTTCACCTGTGCAGATGTGTAAGTCTCATCAGctaataatcattatttaatGCCAGCCACCTGTTTGTAGTTGCAATCAGCCAcagtatatctttttttctccctgctggTTTTGTTTGGTAACCGAGTaaaattagaaatgaaaaaCGAATActtgtgagcagtgtgtgtgtgtgtgtgtggttagcaATGAACCCGTTAGCCTCGCAGCGTTGTGGGCGGAAGAAGTATAAGAAACGCACATGCTCTGAAAATGTCAGTGTAGGTGGAATGTTGACATTTATAACTGTAAAGcatttccctgtgtgtgtgtgtgtgtgtgtgtgtgtgtgtgtgtgtgtgtgtggtaactAATACAAGTCTGTAGTGATGGGATATAAGAAACTTAGAGTAATGTTCAAAAGACTTAAAAAGACTTGTAGCTGTCTGCAAACTTAATGCTTTTTAGTTGGACAGTGTTTATTACTAAGAGAATATGCATATTGGACAATAAATACACAGACTGCCATTGTCAGTGAGCCTTCTGCTCACTTGCTGTGGTCAAAGTTATTCATGCAACTCAGTAATATCGGGCTAGTGAGTCTTCTCAGAGACCTCCTTGTCGCTCACAAAGCTTGCCCCAGTCTAGATAATGATAAACCAACCTCGGTGTGCTCGTCAACAGAAGGTGCTATGGAGATGGTTACCCTGCCAATGTGTTGAGTGCAACAatgggaggagaaggaaatgAAGCCAGGGCCAGAAGACAATGAGACCGATGGGAGGACAATGAAGGGAATCAGAGGAAACGTTGAAGAGAGAAGTTCTTGTCCTTTAACATTGGCACAGGTTAGTTCTTAATAGCAGTGTGCTGCCAAGTGTTGGCGTGGTTGTTGTTCCAAACTACTCGTGCCGAGGGAGATTCCTGGTGTATGACTCAATTACCGAGTGGACAAACGGATACAACCTTTGACcagaaaacatgtttctgtgttAAAATGTGACTGTATTGTTACCTAAAGAAATTATAAGTACTTGTCTAATGTTATTGTGAATTTCAGTGCTCTTTGTCAAATATATGTATTTCCATTGGATACTGTTACTAGCCTtggtttatttcagttttatgatTGAATGGACGTCGTGAACTCCAAAATAAAGCTAagtattttataaaaaatctTATTCCCATTCTATGACAGCACACAACCCAAACCTGAAGCTTAGTGAGCTGTCTTGAGgaaaaatgtgtgcaaaatattttttataaaatcagTATGAGAAGCAGGTGCAGCAGGTGAGTGTGTCCAGTGGTGGGAGAAACAGCTCCTCCAATTGTCATGACTACGTCTGTGGTGCGTCATGCACTGCACAAGTTGTTAGTCACTTGCCTTTGATTTCTCAATTAAAACAATCTCCAGGATATTGATAGAATAATCCCTATCCAGATGTAGCTCTGAAGCTCTGCCAGGGGTAGCATATATTGTAAAGActcttttttcttaatgcaCAGAATTTGGTCAAGCGGTCTGACCAGTAAAAATGCTGTTTCAGCTGTTAttgcttttactttttgtgCACTGAAATATAtaaggtttatttaaaaaagacctGGTACACCTCTCCCTGATTAGTGGACATCCCAGTAGGAAGTCATGGCAACTGTGCCAATCAGCTATGAGCAGGAAACGTATGGTAAAAGTATGGCAGAAATATGAAAGTAATTAAAAGTAAGAAAAGTCAGGAAATCAAATCCAGCTCAGGGCCCCTCATTAAGCTAAGGACAGCCCTGCGTACTTTGAAACTGACTCATCTCCATAACACCCGAGATTAAACTGGCTGTTGGGTTGTGCAGTGCCTAAGAACATTTGTCCATTAACAGCAGATGCAGCCTTATAGTCCTTATTGCTGCAGCGCTGCCTATTTTGTTAAGTTCCTTTTCAAATTCCGCAACAAATGGCAGTCAAGACCCAAAGAACCTGGACAGATCTTGATCTTTAGGCATTGAGCTTCagtaaatgcagttttaaatgaaatataatgacTGCCTGTAGACTTTGACCCACAGATATCAGTGCAGACTGACACGGGCTCTTGCTTGTTGTGAGGTTTATTTTGTCTGGTCTTCACCAAGTGGAATTATTTTCAGTCAGACTGAGATCAGGGGTTTGACTCAGTCAATCGAGAATAATTGTCATCCTTACCTGGAAAAGCTCCTTCTTGCTTTAGCCATATGTTTAGGATTGTTTTCTTGCTGAAAGGTGGAAATGAGTTTTAAAGCATTTGACTTGTCTGCGGACACAGAATGCTTCTGTAGACCTACAGTATGCATTCATCCTGTTGCCCCCGTCAGCAGTGAAACCACCAATTCCGTTCCACTGGCAGACACACAGTACATGCTCGAGCCATAACAGAACTGTATTTGACACAGAAGGTGGTGTCCTTGTGTCATGTGCTGTTCCTTTTATCTCCACACTTTCCTTTTGCAATAATTTTTGATaaaggtttctttttctttctttttcttttattactcCATAGAACTTCCAGTTCCCGAATCCTGCTGGTTTCTCTTTGTACTTTCTGCTTCTCAGTTTTGAGTTGTGCATCTTGTAGTGAATTCTCTTCGGTTGTGGTCATGAAGTCTTCTCTTGTTTGCTGAAGAGGAAAAGTGTCTGGCTGCTGCATCCTAGAGAGGATTCTTGAATTGCTGTGCAGTCACAGACAGGTTTTTCTTCACCATGCAAAAGATTTTCTGCTCATTCACCAAACTACCCAGTGATTCTCAGGCCATCTGTGAGCTTTTATGTGCATGAAATAAAGACACAGCAGCTTCACAAGAAATATTTAGTAGCCaagactctttttttgtttcgatCCTTAAAATTTGGATATTATATGTTTAAATGACTCAATATCCCGCATGGTTCTTTCTATATTAACGTAAACCTACACAGATGAAGACATGACACTTTAATGTTGtatccattattttattttaaattgaacGCTCAAAAGCCTTtagaacaaaacatttataacaGTCCCAATACTTCATTTCTGGACTGTAACTATTACACAGTCAACttgaatttttaaatgttgttctGAGATGCACTCTCTGTGAAAGTAAGTACTATTCTAAAAGACTTGTTCTTTTGTAATAGATCTGTTAATGGCAAATACTTAAATCACATCCCTCAGTAGAAGCTCATTAATCTATGCCGTGTATGTGCTCCTAGTTGGATAGGTTGTATCCCTGCATTGGGAGAAAGGGTGCCTTGGTCAAGTCCAGTCTTTATTAAGATTAATGAACAGCTTGACATTTTTAGTCCTCTGTCTGAATCGATAATTTTAATACTCATGAGGGCCAATGGGGATCCAAGCTTGCggtacacacactgtggccACAGGGCGCATGTTAAATGTCCAAGTGGTAATCAATGCAAAGAAATTAGCTATTGATCTCGTATAGTTTTGTAATAGGTTATCTATTGGTTTGCTCTTTCGTAAAATTCCAATATCAGTCGGATGGAATTGTGCTGGTAATATTGCTATGGGgtgtgtttatgttcatgtgtgtgcatggctgCACATGCAGCCAGCttccatgtttgtgtttgcatgtgtgcgcgAAGGGTCACATTCTAATTAGCACAGAGGGCAGattgtaaataaacatgttgaGGAGACTATTGGAGATCTGCATCAGATCCACAGTTCATCACAAATGAGGCCGGGAACTTCAGATGGGCTTTATGCACGCTTAATGCTGTCCAGAAGATCAGTATTCGTGAACAGaaattttatgaaattaaaacattacCACTATTTGTTCATCACTCTGTATGTTGGACcacatctttcatttttcaaataatgcGACTGgaatatcaaaaatgtatttcatatgtTTATTGGTGTGAGGTGAAAATGAAGGTGATGAAAACTTATACCATATCAATACTCGTTCA
It includes:
- the si:dkey-172m14.1 gene encoding arrestin domain-containing protein 3: MPSVQSLTMTYDALNEHGTFSEGDTITGQVTLVLLKQTSVQSLVVKVKGDADVRWTRKNGDHKRTYSAHRRYFKLKQFLIPADSKETPVPQGKHVYKFSFNIPPRSMPSSFRGCHGKIVYKLEAALARSWRMDRTVDKEINFVSKAFPNLQSLMSRQVGTVNKEMGLFSKGHVQMDVSVDRRAYAPGETVLIVAQINNSSSSDVTPKLSLIKEVLYRADTSTRHDSNVIHKVVENSIKPQTQKEVRCAVKIPPSQMQTIQNCEIISVEYYFKVYLDISFSFDPEVKLPLVIIPPDLAAGPYPAGATGGPSNSDFPPPAVPLAPYPASLRSGSSEYPGAQRYSAPGPAYQVNPSPVYPGPPHVYPVHPPLMSGVYNNPLSQQQSPYGSPFSSSLSTAVLHPPPTVPTFHPPPSAPVIRPAPSSSFNTFPPAPTYDSLPSAPVMDVDFLSQSDEPPPSYSLLFPSYASENSDAK